One stretch of Candidatus Baltobacteraceae bacterium DNA includes these proteins:
- a CDS encoding ABC transporter permease: protein MAQADLENKLAAQADEVLATRRRKTTLRTIVALIALAVVIVIVDIASHGDFLTAGNITNVLRQITYNTILAVGQTFVIITAGIDLSVGSLVGLGGVVCALFANAVPLPGPLLLIGTVIVAIVLGGFCGLVSATPVVRLGLPPFITTLSMMLIARGFAYILSNGRPVALSAHAYQTFENTGIGYILSGPLSLVRLPGIPIAVIWMAVIVIVFAIILGRTRFGRYVYAIGGNEEAARLAGIKVGTVKTMVYVISGALAAIGGLLLMARFSSGSPQTGVGFELNAIAAVVVGGTSLFGGRGMIINTFFGALFIGVLNNVMDLIGIESYTQQVVLGVVIVSALIIEELRKRLSARI, encoded by the coding sequence ATGGCGCAAGCAGATCTCGAAAACAAACTCGCCGCCCAAGCCGATGAGGTTCTCGCGACCCGTCGGCGCAAGACCACCCTTCGCACGATCGTGGCGCTTATCGCACTGGCGGTCGTTATCGTTATCGTCGACATCGCATCGCACGGAGATTTCCTCACCGCCGGCAACATCACAAACGTCCTGCGACAGATCACGTACAACACTATTCTCGCCGTCGGACAAACCTTTGTCATAATCACCGCCGGCATCGATCTTTCCGTCGGTTCGCTTGTCGGTCTGGGCGGCGTCGTGTGCGCACTCTTCGCAAACGCCGTGCCGTTACCGGGACCTCTCTTGTTGATCGGGACGGTGATCGTCGCCATTGTGCTCGGCGGGTTCTGTGGTCTCGTGAGCGCGACGCCGGTCGTGCGGCTTGGTTTGCCGCCGTTTATCACAACGCTCTCGATGATGCTCATCGCGCGCGGCTTTGCGTACATTCTCTCGAACGGACGACCGGTGGCGCTTAGTGCGCACGCCTATCAGACGTTTGAAAATACCGGAATTGGCTACATTCTGAGCGGCCCGCTCTCGCTCGTGCGTCTTCCCGGAATCCCGATCGCGGTGATCTGGATGGCCGTGATCGTCATCGTCTTCGCGATCATACTTGGGCGTACGCGTTTCGGCCGTTACGTCTACGCCATTGGCGGCAATGAAGAAGCGGCGCGGCTGGCTGGCATCAAGGTTGGGACCGTCAAGACGATGGTCTACGTCATCTCGGGCGCCCTGGCTGCAATCGGGGGCCTTTTGCTGATGGCCCGCTTCAGTTCGGGCTCCCCGCAGACGGGCGTGGGCTTCGAGCTCAACGCGATCGCGGCCGTTGTCGTAGGCGGTACCAGCTTGTTCGGCGGCCGTGGTATGATTATCAATACCTTTTTCGGCGCGCTCTTCATCGGTGTCCTCAACAATGTCATGGACCTCATCGGAATCGAGTCCTACACGCAGCAGGTCGTCCTCGGCGTCGTCATCGTGAGTGCCCTCATCATCGAGGAGCTGCGCAAACGGCTCTCGGCACGGATATGA
- a CDS encoding YraN family protein gives MNSQELARSGEDAAIALLVERGYEIVGRNVRMPGGEIDVVARDGATIVFVEVKARRSHRYGSAVGAVDARKRRTLRKLAAEWMQLFAPRAYARFDVVAADGTRLAHYRDAFR, from the coding sequence ATGAACTCCCAGGAGCTGGCTCGCAGCGGTGAAGACGCAGCGATTGCGTTATTGGTCGAGCGCGGCTACGAGATCGTGGGACGCAACGTTCGCATGCCCGGCGGCGAGATCGATGTCGTTGCGCGCGACGGCGCGACGATCGTTTTCGTCGAGGTGAAGGCACGCCGTTCACACCGCTATGGTTCGGCAGTCGGCGCCGTCGACGCACGCAAGCGCCGCACGCTGCGCAAGCTCGCCGCGGAGTGGATGCAGCTTTTCGCGCCGCGCGCTTACGCGCGATTCGATGTGGTCGCCGCCGACGGCACGCGTCTTGCGCATTATCGGGACGCATTCCGATGA
- the ylqF gene encoding ribosome biogenesis GTPase YlqF: MIDRETVIQWYPGHMAAAMREMERRSSLIDIFIEVIDARLAVTGSNSDLSNIIGRKPRLIVLTRDDLADPPTTKAWLDYYPTKRFRAVSVNAREPNSYTQASFILTQMLGSARVKGVARTMVIGIPNSGKSKVINGLLRRDVARVEDKAGVTRAPQWFRVGPNVEMMDTPGILVPKIESMQAQWMLAMCGAIPRDKFSPENVVHSFVDWMTNNRSRQVPDLESFANVRRMLRTGGELELHNAALAYIKDFNEGKFGRTSFDVPPTDGT, from the coding sequence GTGATCGACCGCGAGACCGTCATTCAATGGTACCCCGGCCATATGGCTGCTGCGATGCGCGAGATGGAGCGCCGCTCCAGCCTGATCGACATTTTCATTGAGGTCATCGACGCACGGCTTGCGGTGACCGGCTCCAACTCAGATCTTTCAAACATCATCGGACGTAAGCCGCGGCTAATCGTCCTGACCCGCGACGATCTCGCCGATCCGCCGACTACGAAAGCGTGGCTGGATTACTATCCCACGAAGCGCTTCCGCGCCGTCTCGGTCAACGCGCGTGAACCCAACAGCTACACGCAAGCTTCGTTCATCTTGACGCAGATGCTCGGCTCGGCGCGCGTCAAAGGCGTTGCGCGCACGATGGTCATCGGCATTCCCAACTCAGGGAAATCGAAAGTCATCAACGGATTGCTGCGACGCGATGTCGCTCGCGTCGAAGACAAAGCCGGCGTAACGCGCGCACCACAATGGTTTCGCGTCGGACCAAACGTCGAGATGATGGACACACCTGGAATTCTCGTTCCGAAGATCGAGTCGATGCAAGCCCAGTGGATGCTCGCGATGTGCGGCGCGATTCCGCGCGACAAATTCTCGCCGGAAAATGTCGTGCACAGTTTCGTCGACTGGATGACCAACAACCGTTCGCGGCAAGTTCCGGATCTCGAAAGCTTTGCGAACGTTCGTCGGATGTTGCGCACGGGCGGCGAGCTCGAGCTTCACAACGCAGCGCTCGCGTACATCAAGGATTTCAACGAAGGTAAGTTCGGCCGCACGAGTTTTGACGTGCCGCCTACCGACGGTACGTGA
- a CDS encoding universal stress protein, protein MIDSSLHVTAVGAVCAVSVVLMIMGTLWWMTHAPRSRAEQVARVAERVLRQMVGSIIVVFSQEIRSEHMMVLAARLARRERADLLAAYVVEVPFTLPATATMETEDRAALDTLAAAEAIAQKHGVSIRAQTIHGRQTSQAVLDLAKREKANLIVMGSYREAKYMGAPLGRAIEQIANGAKCDVLIGVEGQYGSLLRTESLNGKDASE, encoded by the coding sequence ATGATTGACTCCAGCCTGCATGTGACCGCCGTCGGCGCGGTTTGCGCCGTCTCCGTCGTGCTGATGATCATGGGTACGCTGTGGTGGATGACGCACGCGCCGCGTAGCCGCGCCGAACAGGTTGCGCGTGTCGCGGAACGAGTCTTGCGCCAGATGGTCGGCAGCATCATCGTCGTCTTCTCGCAAGAGATTCGTTCCGAACACATGATGGTGCTCGCAGCGCGCCTTGCGCGTCGTGAGCGCGCAGATCTTCTAGCTGCCTACGTCGTCGAAGTTCCCTTTACGCTACCGGCGACTGCAACGATGGAAACCGAGGATCGTGCGGCCCTCGACACATTGGCAGCCGCGGAAGCGATCGCGCAAAAGCACGGTGTTTCCATTCGAGCCCAAACCATTCACGGACGGCAGACCAGCCAAGCTGTGCTCGATCTCGCCAAACGTGAGAAGGCCAATCTCATCGTGATGGGCTCGTATCGGGAAGCGAAGTACATGGGCGCCCCACTTGGTCGCGCGATCGAACAAATCGCGAACGGTGCAAAGTGCGACGTCCTGATCGGCGTCGAAGGTCAATATGGCTCGCTGCTACGAACCGAAAGCCTGAACGGAAAGGACGCATCCGAATGA
- a CDS encoding protein kinase, which translates to MTERIGSIIAQRYKVDKLIGRGGMADVYHGTDSVLQREIAVKILTDRSEIVRKRFLREAQSMAHLNHRNIVGVYDAGEDQDQLYIIMELIRGRTLKQASAEGISYDASIKIFIELLQALDYAHKQSVIHRDIKPANIMILDNGEVKVMDFGLSRRVSDASSVTQAGEIVGTIAYLSPERFLGKVTDHRSDLYSVGCVMYEIFTGDVPFKSPSDDLVSVIFAHVNDTPASVRDKNPNLSPALERIIMKLLAKDPTDRYADASDVITDLESLSRMPSMTSAGAPAPPPPAPATPGSPPTPPPRDLKAVLGTAIEAHRSGNPEAVKQMLTHAFRPAEMLRDAQRHVLTAMLAARKHDYVEGTKAYTAALDGFKAVNNELEFGRTAVRYAAMVVEQCTREEKVDDDKVDSAIKALSDALPVLRGKRLFSELEQGERTLYALRRIRVGTGR; encoded by the coding sequence ATGACCGAACGGATCGGTTCGATCATCGCGCAGCGCTACAAAGTCGACAAGCTGATCGGGCGCGGCGGCATGGCCGATGTTTATCACGGAACCGACTCGGTTTTGCAACGCGAGATCGCTGTGAAGATCCTGACCGATCGCTCCGAGATCGTTCGCAAGCGATTTCTGCGCGAAGCGCAATCGATGGCGCATCTCAATCATCGCAACATCGTCGGTGTCTACGACGCGGGTGAAGATCAGGATCAGCTCTACATCATCATGGAGCTCATCCGCGGCCGCACGCTGAAGCAAGCTTCCGCCGAGGGCATCTCGTACGACGCCTCGATCAAGATCTTCATCGAGCTGCTGCAAGCGCTCGACTACGCACACAAACAGTCGGTGATCCACCGCGACATCAAGCCGGCCAACATCATGATTCTCGACAACGGCGAGGTCAAGGTGATGGACTTCGGGCTTTCACGCCGCGTAAGCGATGCCAGCAGCGTAACGCAAGCCGGCGAGATCGTCGGTACGATCGCCTATCTTTCACCCGAACGATTCCTCGGCAAAGTCACCGACCATCGCAGCGATCTCTATTCGGTCGGCTGCGTGATGTATGAGATTTTCACCGGCGACGTGCCGTTCAAGAGCCCGTCCGATGATTTGGTTTCCGTGATCTTCGCACACGTGAACGACACGCCGGCATCGGTACGCGACAAGAATCCGAATCTCTCGCCGGCCCTCGAGCGCATCATCATGAAGCTGCTCGCAAAAGATCCCACCGATCGTTACGCCGACGCCTCCGACGTCATCACCGATTTGGAAAGTCTCTCGCGGATGCCATCGATGACGTCGGCCGGCGCTCCGGCACCTCCGCCGCCGGCGCCCGCGACTCCCGGATCGCCGCCGACGCCGCCGCCGCGTGATCTCAAGGCCGTACTCGGAACCGCAATCGAAGCGCACCGCAGTGGAAATCCGGAAGCGGTCAAGCAGATGCTTACGCATGCATTTCGCCCGGCCGAAATGCTGCGCGACGCGCAGCGCCACGTACTGACGGCGATGCTCGCCGCGCGCAAACACGACTATGTCGAGGGAACGAAAGCCTATACCGCTGCCCTCGACGGATTCAAAGCCGTCAATAACGAGCTCGAATTCGGACGCACGGCCGTCCGCTACGCGGCAATGGTCGTCGAACAGTGCACGCGCGAGGAAAAGGTCGACGACGACAAAGTCGATAGCGCGATCAAGGCGCTCTCGGATGCACTACCCGTTCTGCGCGGCAAACGTTTGTTTAGCGAGCTCGAACAGGGCGAACGCACGCTTTACGCGTTGCGTCGCATTAGGGTGGGAACGGGACGCTGA
- a CDS encoding APC family permease, with protein MKPAQPSLRRSVTPWGSYSWGYADVGADIFVALGLVFGVAGGASNIAFLFAGLVYVCVGLAYTELAAAYPVAGGGQYFVMRGLGDFLGFIAGWAVLLDFTIDIALFAWGSIGYMSTLIPQLSSTSHPISHFVTVLFVVAALAVLNIVGVRESTAFQGVVSALDMLSETSILFFGFLFAFRPELLIHSMQIGWPTSFQLMNGISLAIISFVGLESISHAAEETQRPASIIPRTSISLILTILIFALSYSNLALGMQPWHTPVGAEGQPFWHFLGTPENADKAVAIMSANIPLFGVLAAVYVPLLGAILLLISSNSGVFGSSRIAYSMSQSRLLPTLFERVHPRYRTPVVSIVAFSGVAIVELIFAALQGSGGFEFLGDLYAFGAAASYTLVFIALMALRINDPLTPRAFKIPFNIPFKYKGEAVDFPLIGALGLVGILSILVFVLITHHIGRIAGPAWIIIGIIFYFIYRKRKGFSLFGSLPRDWQASQIAILREAGELELMDEYVGKLKAREKRIQDEGPQ; from the coding sequence ATGAAACCCGCGCAGCCCTCGCTCCGGCGCTCGGTAACGCCGTGGGGCTCTTATTCATGGGGCTATGCCGACGTCGGCGCCGACATCTTCGTTGCGCTCGGCTTGGTGTTCGGTGTCGCAGGCGGAGCCTCGAACATCGCCTTCCTGTTCGCCGGTCTCGTCTACGTGTGCGTCGGACTCGCGTACACGGAGCTCGCTGCAGCCTATCCCGTCGCGGGCGGGGGCCAATATTTTGTCATGCGTGGCCTGGGAGATTTTCTCGGGTTCATCGCCGGCTGGGCCGTTCTGCTGGACTTCACGATCGACATTGCGCTCTTCGCGTGGGGGTCGATCGGTTATATGAGCACGCTGATCCCGCAGCTGAGCTCCACCTCGCATCCGATCTCGCATTTTGTAACCGTACTCTTCGTCGTCGCCGCACTCGCCGTGCTCAACATCGTCGGCGTGCGCGAAAGCACGGCATTTCAAGGCGTCGTCAGTGCCCTCGACATGCTCAGCGAAACGTCGATCCTCTTTTTCGGCTTTTTGTTCGCCTTCCGGCCGGAGCTCTTGATTCACTCGATGCAAATCGGATGGCCGACGTCGTTTCAACTCATGAACGGCATCTCGCTAGCGATCATATCGTTCGTCGGACTGGAATCGATCTCACACGCCGCCGAAGAAACGCAGCGGCCCGCCTCGATCATCCCACGAACGTCGATCTCGCTAATCCTGACGATCCTCATCTTCGCACTCTCTTACTCGAACTTGGCGCTCGGCATGCAGCCGTGGCATACGCCCGTCGGTGCAGAAGGGCAGCCGTTCTGGCATTTCCTAGGGACGCCGGAAAATGCCGATAAAGCCGTCGCCATCATGTCGGCAAACATTCCGCTTTTCGGCGTGCTCGCGGCGGTATACGTTCCTTTGCTTGGCGCGATCTTGCTCTTGATCTCGAGCAACTCCGGCGTATTCGGAAGCTCGCGTATCGCATACTCGATGAGCCAGAGCCGCTTGCTGCCGACGCTCTTCGAGCGCGTCCATCCGCGCTACCGAACACCCGTGGTCTCGATCGTCGCCTTCTCGGGCGTTGCAATCGTCGAACTCATCTTCGCCGCGCTGCAAGGGAGCGGAGGCTTCGAGTTCCTCGGCGATTTGTACGCGTTCGGCGCTGCCGCGAGTTACACGCTGGTCTTTATCGCGCTGATGGCATTGCGCATCAACGATCCATTAACGCCGCGCGCATTTAAGATTCCGTTCAACATCCCGTTCAAGTACAAGGGCGAGGCGGTCGATTTCCCGCTGATCGGAGCACTGGGGCTTGTCGGTATCCTTTCGATCCTCGTCTTCGTGCTGATCACGCACCACATCGGCCGCATCGCCGGGCCGGCGTGGATTATCATCGGAATCATCTTCTATTTCATCTACCGCAAACGCAAGGGTTTCAGTCTCTTCGGTTCCCTGCCGAGGGACTGGCAGGCCTCGCAGATAGCAATTCTGCGCGAGGCGGGCGAGCTCGAGCTTATGGACGAGTACGTCGGGAAATTGAAAGCGCGAGAGAAGCGGATACAAGACGAGGGTCCGCAGTGA
- the lepB gene encoding signal peptidase I yields MVLSQPSVRLARLRRGVVVACEVALLALLGVAFFFRLPQVSGLSMEPQVGAGEFVLIDTLTYRFGPVRRGDIVAFRHAGSEAYLKRVIALPGERVAIAHGFVQINGQPLAENYVRYRDDRSQPAETVPPAAYYVLGDNRSNSDDSRDWGFVPVSTIIGKAWLGLWPPSKAGTL; encoded by the coding sequence ATGGTGCTCTCCCAACCGTCCGTTCGATTGGCGAGACTGCGTCGCGGGGTCGTAGTTGCGTGTGAAGTTGCTCTGCTGGCACTCCTCGGGGTGGCCTTCTTCTTCCGCCTCCCCCAAGTTTCGGGTCTTTCGATGGAGCCGCAGGTCGGCGCCGGAGAATTCGTTCTGATCGACACGCTGACGTATCGATTCGGACCCGTTCGGCGTGGCGACATCGTCGCGTTCCGGCATGCCGGTTCCGAGGCATATCTCAAACGCGTCATCGCACTGCCGGGTGAGCGCGTCGCGATTGCGCACGGCTTCGTGCAGATCAACGGGCAGCCGCTTGCCGAGAACTACGTTCGCTATCGCGACGATCGCAGCCAACCGGCCGAGACCGTCCCCCCGGCCGCGTACTACGTCCTGGGCGACAACCGGAGCAATTCAGACGACTCGCGCGACTGGGGCTTTGTCCCGGTGTCGACGATCATCGGAAAAGCTTGGCTCGGCCTCTGGCCGCCGAGCAAGGCGGGGACGCTGTGA
- a CDS encoding ribonuclease HII yields MKSRKPDAVRSRVRRRLDRLHRYEETLREQGFRLIGGIDEVGRGPLAGPVVAACVVTDGPLRLRHLNDSKQVPAEFRADLADEIKAKVVAWAIGEASVAEIDRINIYWASVLAMERALAALAIVPEYLITDAVRIRSWTGKQEPMIKADATCASVAAASVIAKVYRDALLAQLDPLFPEYGFAENKGYATPYHIEALKSHGPCSMHRRNWWRVQAALTLPGIEFAE; encoded by the coding sequence GTGAAGAGCCGGAAGCCCGACGCGGTTCGAAGCCGCGTCCGCCGTCGGCTCGACCGGCTTCATCGTTATGAAGAGACCCTGCGCGAACAGGGCTTTCGTTTAATTGGGGGCATCGACGAGGTCGGACGCGGACCGCTTGCGGGTCCGGTCGTCGCTGCGTGCGTGGTCACCGACGGGCCGCTGCGCCTGCGACACCTCAACGATTCCAAACAGGTGCCGGCTGAATTCCGCGCCGATCTCGCCGACGAGATCAAAGCCAAAGTGGTCGCGTGGGCGATCGGGGAAGCTTCGGTTGCGGAGATCGATAGGATCAACATCTACTGGGCATCGGTCTTGGCGATGGAGCGAGCGCTTGCTGCTCTGGCGATCGTTCCCGAATACCTGATAACGGACGCGGTACGAATTCGTTCGTGGACGGGCAAGCAAGAGCCGATGATCAAAGCCGATGCGACATGCGCGAGCGTTGCGGCGGCGTCCGTGATTGCGAAAGTGTATCGGGACGCACTTCTGGCGCAGCTCGACCCGCTCTTTCCGGAATACGGGTTCGCCGAGAATAAGGGATATGCGACGCCTTATCATATCGAGGCGCTGAAGTCTCACGGTCCTTGTTCGATGCATCGAAGGAATTGGTGGCGCGTGCAGGCTGCGCTGACGTTGCCCGGAATCGAATTCGCAGAATGA